DNA sequence from the Lachancea thermotolerans CBS 6340 chromosome H complete sequence genome:
AGAGCCAAGATGGTTTACGCCTCTTCGAAAGATGCTCTGAGAAGAGCATTGAACGGTATTTCCACTGACATCCAAGGAACAGACTATTCTGAGGTTGCATATGAGTCcgttttggaaaaagttAGCAGAGGTGCTGGCTCTCACTAAGCTACCAACATTAGTTTTACTTTTGTCAAATATATGTAGAATTGAAATATCAAAGATTGTCTGGCTCGTGCAAATAGTACGCCAAAGACACGTTGTAATTGGCCTGTAATTGCGGCACAACTGCTAGTCGAACTTTACCATGGCGCATAATAGGGCCAGAGAGTTCCTTAGACCGTTTAATCGCATTATTGAAATACATCATCTGCGTGCAACCAGCTGCGCTGTAACGGATCTAGGATGACAGATCATAGGGtctcctttcaaaaaaaaaggcttcCTGGGAAGCAGGTAGTTTCCATACCAGCCTATCGATGACTGTACCGGCAAttataaaatttttgatgctccAGTCACCCTTGCCATAAACTTCTGGAATTTTCATAGAAAGCTGAGGAAATATACTCTTGTAAAAGGCGAGGTATTCGTGTACATCATCTTTTTCGATTACTATGCAGGACTTCACGTCCTCAAAGCAGTCAAGGATAAATTGGGGCAAAGCTAGGTTTTCAGCCCTCCTGCTCGACAAATTATGGGCTCTAACAATCCATAATAGCAGTGCTTGTTgcagaaaatttttggttACCAAATCGTCATACTTTGTTACGCCAAACGTGAGCGTTAGGGTATTCACAAATGTTTTGTCTGATTTGAaaaggcttttgaaggacaagggcttcagctctttcaagacttttttctgaaacttcttgatgaaatCTGAAGCCTCTTGAAAGATCCTCTTCTGGCCAGCCATATATGCTTTGGTGGACTTGGATCTGATTGGGCTTTTAAGAGACACTTTCAGCTTGGAtgcatctttgaaaaagctcaacttctGCTCTATTATGGCGTTCAGCTGCTCCGAGCCATCTAGGACGCTTCTCGCAGTGATAAACTTTTCGGATGTTAGCTTACTCAATATTCCGAacaatttcatcaaaggCATAGGGAGTGGGGAGCCTAGagtcaacaaaaaattgactGAATTTTCTGCCAAGTTCTGATCTCGAAGTGTAAGATCATAAGACTTCAAGGACTCGAGCTGGCCCGGAGGTAGCCTCAAAGTTAGAGTTGATGAATCGTTCATATTGTTTTGTATCGCAAAGCCGTAGTTTAACAACAGTTCCTCATTTGATTTATCGCCATAATTATTAAAGATTTCCTGACCTTTCTCTATCTGATTTCcggaagaaaatgaaacCCCGTTTCTGTCCTTGTTCAGTTGCcattgaactttttgtccACTATGGTGGTTCAAGAAGTCGACAATCGGGTAAAGAAAAGCCTGGTTAATGTTTTTGAGGTTTTCATTTTCTAAAATAAGTTCCGGGAAGGCCCTCGAAGAGACAATGTAAGCAGACCAAAGGTACGAACTAAAGCTGTGCCAGGATGAACTTTTAGAGTAGGTCATGTGGTCAGAAACTTGGAAATGGGGGTTTGAAGACGATTGAAGGTAAAATGCTGTatcttcgtcgtccgcGGCCTTAGCTTTCGTTATGAGGCCAAACCATTCCTCGATAACTTTCTTCAGGTttctttctgttttgaTCAGGAGATCAGTTCCCTTTAAAGCAGTCAACTCTTCGCTTGACCAAAAATAGGGTGAATGAATGTCCCTGATCAAGGGTAGCACGTCCATGAAAGgctggaagaaagagattTCATcacagctttttgaactgaATTTCAGCTTCGACAAGAAAAGCTGTAAGAGCGCGTTAGGATTCGATTCGACTGGATTTTTTAGCCTAAAATGCTTCTCTGCAAGGGTAGTAGTGATGAGCAGTTTACGAGGTATTGTGACCAGGACACTACCTTCACTAATTCGTGCGTTTGCCACCGCGTATGTACCTTGATTGGGATCCGCTCTGAACTCAACCCTATCATCGATGACCGAACCATGGCTTCTAGCCCACTCAACGCATGAATCAACAGCACCAGTAGTCATTAGCTTATGTTCTCTTCCGAAGTTGTATGTTAGAAAAACATTTTGAGTTAAACAATTTTGTAATTATATATACATCATATAATAATGTTAGGTCAGTAAGTAGATATAACCGCTAACATAAGTCACTACGCCTTTCTTATAACTCAAGCTATTAAAGAACTCTGCCACAGGTAGGTTCGAAGTGACGCGCGGCTGTTAGTGGTAGGTGCATGTGTTGCCGGCTTTATCTGGAAGTCCGCTTTTTGCTAAGAGCGATTTGATCTTGTGAGTATTCGCTAACATGAGGCCCTGGACCGATTTCCCAGCACCTAGTTCAAGCTACACATAAATTTCACCAAGCGAACCACTTGCTTCCGATTCTTTTTCATCCTGAGGCTGCAACAGTAACTTTTCTAAGCTGCATTTGTTGTCTTCGTTGAAATTTAGCTATTGACAGATAACATAAGCTAAATGATATATTATTCTTGAATCATTCGCTGTACTCCAGACAGTCGCGATTCAAGTGCTCTGGAGATACGGACTTGATCCCGGCTAAATGTAAGTTCATAGTCAAATCCCCTAAAAGCGAGCGCAGCACGTGACCAACGCCCTCTTCTCCTCCTAGTACAAGTCCGTAAACATAGGGTCTGCCTACAAGCACCATTTTAGCCCCAAGCG
Encoded proteins:
- the EFM1 gene encoding protein-lysine N-methyltransferase (similar to uniprot|P38732 Saccharomyces cerevisiae YHL039W Hypothetical ORF): MTTGAVDSCVEWARSHGSVIDDRVEFRADPNQGTYAVANARISEGSVLVTIPRKLLITTTLAEKHFRLKNPVESNPNALLQLFLSKLKFSSKSCDEISFFQPFMDVLPLIRDIHSPYFWSSEELTALKGTDLLIKTERNLKKVIEEWFGLITKAKAADDEDTAFYLQSSSNPHFQVSDHMTYSKSSSWHSFSSYLWSAYIVSSRAFPELILENENLKNINQAFLYPIVDFLNHHSGQKVQWQLNKDRNGVSFSSGNQIEKGQEIFNNYGDKSNEELLLNYGFAIQNNMNDSSTLTLRLPPGQLESLKSYDLTLRDQNLAENSVNFLLTLGSPLPMPLMKLFGILSKLTSEKFITARSVLDGSEQLNAIIEQKLSFFKDASKLKVSLKSPIRSKSTKAYMAGQKRIFQEASDFIKKFQKKVLKELKPLSFKSLFKSDKTFVNTLTLTFGVTKYDDLVTKNFLQQALLLWIVRAHNLSSRRAENLALPQFILDCFEDVKSCIVIEKDDVHEYLAFYKSIFPQLSMKIPEVYGKGDWSIKNFIIAGTVIDRLVWKLPASQEAFFFERRPYDLSS